A genomic stretch from Dermochelys coriacea isolate rDerCor1 chromosome 24, rDerCor1.pri.v4, whole genome shotgun sequence includes:
- the B4GALT3 gene encoding beta-1,4-galactosyltransferase 3, producing MIRRLLDRPCTLALLIGFQFAFMVYFSFGGFRNLTSIFGRDLNPVFDYSRTRDVYTNLSHLLPHPPPGSSPMGSLPYCPEHSPYLIGPLTVSFSQVPTLKQIVEKNPAVREGGRYRPVTCEPRSRTAVIIPHRNRETHLRHLLYYLHPFLQRQQLQYGIYVIHQAGNSTFNRAKLLNVGVKEALRDEEWDCLFLHDVDLIPENDHNLYTCDPWSPKHVSIAMNKFGYSLPYAQYFGGVSALTPNQYLKMNGFPNEYWGWGGEDDDIATRVRLAGMKILRPPISVGHYKMVKHKGDQGNEENPHRFDLLIRTQRMWTQDGMNSLIYTLLAKELHPLYTNITADIGTNPRVLKGRKGSVPGFGGQKYKTGTNHEFRQEMLRKTHPAKLPWPMANWVEQPPPLPQRSGQEAGRGAPTAPATQSEGPGAAAGQLGGREGAAWDSTQRKAQGGAVDSSGSQHGAGAPWHSGAAQGTQQSLSILPQSPDALQHSQETLGKGKPESGAMDLGGAENAGGSAPEALAQGQLPKGPQTQWDNQTFWQSTL from the exons atGATCCGGAGACTCCTGGACCGGCCCTGCACCTTGGCCCTGCTCATTGGCTTCCAGTTTGCCTTCATGGTGTACTTCTCCTTTGGCGGCTTCCGGAACCTGACCTCCATCTTCGGGCGTGACTTGAACCCCGTCTTCGACTACTCCCGCACTCGGGATGTATACACCAACCTGAGTCACCTCCTACCCCACCCAcctccaggcagcagccccaTGGGGTCCCTGCCCTACTGCCCTGAGCACTCACCCTACCTCA TTGGCCCCCTGACTGTGAGCTTCAGTCAGGTGCCGACGCTGAAGCAGATCGTGGAGAAGAACCCAGCggtgagggaagggggcagataCCGGCCCGTGACCTGCGAGCCCCGCTCCCGTACCGCTGTGATCATCCCCCACCGCAACCGAGAGACACACCTGCGCCACCTGCTCTActacctgcaccccttcctgcagcgCCAGCAGCTGCAGTACGGCATCTATGTCATCCACCAG gctgggaactCCACCTTCAACCGGGCCAAGCTGCTGAACGTGGGGgtgaaggaggctctgagggacGAGGAGTGGGACTGCCTCTTCCTGCACGACGTTGACCTCATCCCCGAGAATGACCACAACCTGTACACCTGTGACCCCTGGAGCCCCAAGCACGTCTCCATCGCCATGAACAAGTTCGGCTACAG ccTCCCATATGCCCAGTACTTCGGCGGCGTGTCAGCGCTCACCCCAAATCAGTATCTGAAAATGAATGGTTTCCCCAATGAGtactggggctggggtggggaggacgaCGACATCGCCACCAG GGTGCGTCTGGCTGGCATGAAGATCTTGCGCCCCCCCATATCGGTTGGCCACTACAAGATGGTGAAGCACAAAGGTGACCAGGGCAACGAGGAGAACCCGCACCG GTTTGACCTGCTGATCCGGACGCAGAGGATGTGGACACAGGATGGTATGAACTCGCTCATCTACACGCTGCTGGCCAAGGAGCTGCACCCCCTGTACACCAACATCACTGCTGACATTGGAACCAACCCCCGGGTGCTGAAGGGCAGGAAGGGGTCTGTGCCCGGCTTCGGGGGGCAGAAATACAAGACTGGGACCAACCATGAGTTCAGGCAGGAGATGCTGCGCAAAACACATCCTGCCAAGCTACCCTGGCCCATGGCAAACTGGGTGgagcagcccccacccctgccccagaggtctgGACAGGAGGCTGGCCGGGGAGCGCCCACAGCCCCCGCCACACAGAGTGAGGGgcctggagctgcagcaggccagctagggggcagggaaggggctgcaTGGGACAGCACCCAGAGGAAGGCCCAGGGGGGAGCTGTGGACAGCTCTGGGTCTCAGCACGGAGCAGGAGCCCCTTGGCACAGTGGAGCTGCTCAGGGCACCCAGCAGAGTCTCAGCATCCTTCCACAGAGCCCTGATGCattgcagcacagccaggagaCCTTGGGCAAGGGGAAGCCTGAGTCTGGGGCAATGGATTTGGGTGGGGCTGAGAATGCAGGGGGCAGTGCCCCAGAGGCCCTGGCACAAGGGCAGCTCCCCAAGGGCCCCCAGACACAGTGGGACAATCAGACCTTCTGGCAGAGCACCCTCTAA